In Candidatus Electrothrix scaldis, the genomic window GAGCGAGACCCATCTTTTGGGCGGTATGGGCTTTCTCACCCTCATCATCCTCTTTCTTCCCAAGGGCATGGGTGGCTTACGTCTTTTTCGGGCCGAGTCCAGTCCTGGTCAATCCTTTACCGGGGAGAAGTTCGCAGCCCGGACCAAGGACACTATGGTCCGCCTCTGGACCGTCTACCTGGGCCTCAATCTCCTCCAGGTAATTCTCCTGACAGGGGGAGGCATGGAACTCTTTGATGCCCTCTGTACGGCCTTCGGCACCCTCTCCACCTCAGGATACTCGCCAAAAAATACCAGTATTGGTTTTTATAAAAGCGCCTATTTCGACTGGGTCATCATCATCTTTATGTTTCTCGGCGGGACCAGCTTTGTCCTGCTTTACCACATGGTCTACGGCGGCATAAAAGAAATCGCCCGCAATACCGAGTTTAAATGGTACTCAATCCTGGTGATCTTCTTTTGTGCTGTGGTATCTCTGATCCTCTGGCAGCAAGGCACCTATTCCGGCCTGGTGGATTCCATTCGTTATGGGACCTTCCAGGTTATGTCTCTGCTCACTACCACCGGTTTTGGCACGGCTGATTATGAGCAATGGCCTCAATCGGCTCAGATGTTTCTCTATGTTTCTTGCCTGATCGGTGGCTGCGCAGGCTCAACAGCCAGTGGAATCAAAATCGTCCACTATGTCATCGTCTGCAAGTTCATCTGGGGGACGGTCCGGAAATCCTTTTTCCATCCCATGTCCATCGTTTCAGTCAAATTAAATGGCAAACAGATTGACGTCTCCATGATCAATATGGCAATCTGCTATTTTATCGTTAATATCTTTATCATCTTTATCGGAGGTTGTTTCATGACCCTGGTGGACGATATGGATTATACCACAGCCATGAGTTCTGTCATCTCCGCCCTCATGACCATCGGCCCCGGCTTTGGCGAAATAGGGCCAACAGAAAATTTTTACTCTATTTCTACAATAGGAAAGTGGTTCCTGGCCTGGAACATGATGGTGGGACGTCTGGAGCTTTTCTCCGCCCTGGTGATCTTTTATC contains:
- a CDS encoding TrkH family potassium uptake protein; this translates as MHYLSIIHIIGLLLTATGSSMLLPLFCAFYYGESDITAFLLAILINVGIGLPSWFFTKKHTELNIRDGIVIAVVGWIIVSSASGLPFMIHGAIPSFTDAFFEMMSGYTTTGATILNDIEALPHGLLLWRSETHLLGGMGFLTLIILFLPKGMGGLRLFRAESSPGQSFTGEKFAARTKDTMVRLWTVYLGLNLLQVILLTGGGMELFDALCTAFGTLSTSGYSPKNTSIGFYKSAYFDWVIIIFMFLGGTSFVLLYHMVYGGIKEIARNTEFKWYSILVIFFCAVVSLILWQQGTYSGLVDSIRYGTFQVMSLLTTTGFGTADYEQWPQSAQMFLYVSCLIGGCAGSTASGIKIVHYVIVCKFIWGTVRKSFFHPMSIVSVKLNGKQIDVSMINMAICYFIVNIFIIFIGGCFMTLVDDMDYTTAMSSVISALMTIGPGFGEIGPTENFYSISTIGKWFLAWNMMVGRLELFSALVIFYPSFWKR